One Dietzia sp. JS16-p6b genomic window carries:
- a CDS encoding MerR family transcriptional regulator, giving the protein MKIGEVAERTALSIRSLRHYDELGLVSPSAHSPGGFRLYTPEDVERLLLIRRMKPLGFSLDRMRDFCRALDRRADDPAGSAALIAEIEAEATERLERLRTHLGYAEEFVEIVSRLRA; this is encoded by the coding sequence ATGAAGATCGGTGAGGTCGCCGAGCGCACCGCGCTGTCGATCCGGAGCCTGCGGCACTACGACGAACTCGGCCTGGTCAGCCCCTCCGCGCACTCCCCGGGAGGGTTCCGCCTGTACACGCCGGAGGACGTCGAGCGACTCCTGCTCATCCGCCGGATGAAGCCCCTGGGGTTCAGTCTGGATCGGATGCGCGACTTCTGCCGGGCCCTGGACCGCCGAGCCGACGACCCGGCGGGATCGGCGGCGCTGATCGCCGAGATCGAGGCGGAGGCCACCGAGCGCCTGGAGCGCCTTCGGACCCACCTGGGGTACGCGGAGGAGTTCGTCGAGATCGTCTCGCGCCTCAGGGCCTGA
- a CDS encoding ArsO family NAD(P)H-dependent flavin-containing monooxygenase, producing the protein MRDVVVIGGGQAGLAAGFHLTRAGANFEILDASDGPGGAWPHTWPSLRLFSPADYSSLPGRRMHRTDDGNPDAAHVVEYLRGYEEYYGLPVRRGVRIVAVERDDPDGFVVRAADGRRWRARAVISATGTWSRPFVPTCPGVGGFRGHQIHSAGYRGPEPFDGRRVVVVGGANSGAQIAADLAGHLQQSDGELIWCTAGPPRYLPDHVDGRELFRVATASVRSGSGRGVAELGDIVVVPPVRAARDAGLLVATPMFDRFHPGGVEWDDGRREAVDAVIWCTGFRPALGHLRGLGLSRAGGRVVTDGPAVPDVPGLFLLGYGDWCGAASATLIGVGQWAKAAVAAALGR; encoded by the coding sequence GTGAGGGACGTCGTGGTGATCGGAGGCGGCCAGGCCGGCCTGGCCGCCGGTTTCCATCTCACCCGCGCCGGCGCGAACTTCGAGATCCTCGACGCGTCCGACGGACCGGGGGGTGCGTGGCCGCACACCTGGCCCTCGCTGCGACTGTTCTCGCCCGCCGACTACTCGTCCCTCCCGGGTCGCAGGATGCACCGGACGGACGACGGGAACCCCGACGCGGCCCACGTGGTGGAGTATCTGCGCGGGTACGAGGAGTACTACGGGCTACCCGTCCGGCGCGGGGTCCGGATCGTGGCCGTGGAGCGGGACGATCCGGACGGGTTCGTCGTCCGTGCCGCCGACGGCCGCCGGTGGCGTGCTCGCGCGGTGATCAGTGCCACCGGGACGTGGTCGAGGCCGTTCGTGCCGACCTGTCCGGGCGTCGGGGGTTTCCGGGGCCACCAGATCCACAGTGCCGGCTACCGGGGTCCGGAGCCGTTCGACGGTCGGCGCGTCGTGGTGGTGGGTGGTGCGAACTCGGGCGCGCAGATCGCCGCCGACCTCGCCGGACATCTGCAGCAGAGCGACGGCGAACTGATCTGGTGCACCGCCGGGCCCCCGCGCTATCTGCCCGACCACGTCGACGGACGGGAGTTGTTCCGGGTCGCCACCGCCTCGGTCCGGTCCGGGAGCGGCCGCGGTGTCGCGGAGTTGGGCGACATCGTCGTCGTCCCCCCGGTGCGCGCCGCCCGCGACGCGGGCCTGCTCGTGGCCACCCCGATGTTCGACCGGTTCCACCCCGGCGGGGTGGAGTGGGACGACGGCCGACGTGAGGCGGTCGACGCGGTGATCTGGTGCACCGGATTCCGCCCGGCTCTCGGGCACCTCCGCGGCCTGGGACTGTCGCGGGCCGGCGGCCGGGTGGTGACTGACGGGCCCGCGGTCCCGGACGTGCCCGGACTGTTCCTGCTCGGCTACGGCGACTGGTGTGGCGCGGCATCGGCGACCCTCATCGGGGTCGGTCAGTGGGCGAAGGCGGCGGTGGCCGCAGCTCTCGGCCGGTGA